In one window of Maribacter sp. BPC-D8 DNA:
- a CDS encoding nickel-binding protein, whose product MPLFLDLHDLPDGVTAAHVAEMHKADLDIEHEYGCRGLTYWCDEIRKTAFCLIEAPSKEALIKLHENAHGAVPTRIIEVNDTIVESFLGRIEDPEKSKDDSLNIVNDPAFRTLMILKIKNKSLRTKDITTLQAAIRGYTTAIKTLITKYNGGLVRHESNSFLVSFASVSDGIHCATEIIQSYNAIVTPDLEFKIGMSAGIPVTNKDEIFEDTIKTSDYLSDISKGNFSITTAVNDLYESENQNKPIQSDSIIVVKTKDEEFLMSLMNITEKVWSHSATTVNDFEENLGYSKSKLYRTMMDLVGKSPNTYLRDYRLDRALALLRKQDANISEIAYSTGFNSPAYFSKCFFKKYGIQPSSFIL is encoded by the coding sequence ATGCCTTTATTTCTAGATTTACACGACCTACCTGACGGAGTTACCGCTGCACATGTTGCCGAAATGCATAAAGCAGATTTAGATATTGAACATGAATATGGTTGCCGCGGACTTACCTATTGGTGCGATGAGATAAGAAAAACTGCTTTTTGTTTAATTGAAGCTCCAAGTAAAGAAGCGCTTATCAAACTACATGAAAATGCGCATGGTGCCGTACCCACCCGAATTATTGAGGTTAACGATACTATTGTAGAATCGTTTCTTGGTCGAATTGAAGATCCTGAAAAATCTAAAGACGATAGTCTTAACATCGTAAACGACCCTGCTTTTAGAACTTTAATGATTCTTAAAATAAAAAACAAAAGCTTACGAACTAAAGATATTACCACACTTCAAGCAGCAATTAGAGGATATACTACTGCGATAAAAACATTAATAACTAAATACAATGGTGGCTTGGTTCGCCATGAATCTAATTCGTTTCTAGTGTCTTTTGCCTCAGTTAGTGACGGTATTCATTGCGCCACCGAAATTATTCAAAGCTACAATGCTATTGTAACCCCTGATCTTGAGTTTAAAATTGGTATGAGCGCTGGCATACCGGTAACCAATAAAGACGAAATCTTCGAAGACACTATTAAGACCTCAGATTATTTGAGTGATATCTCTAAAGGTAATTTCTCGATAACCACAGCTGTAAATGACCTCTATGAAAGTGAAAATCAAAATAAACCCATACAAAGCGATTCCATAATTGTTGTAAAAACTAAGGATGAGGAATTTCTAATGTCCCTCATGAATATTACAGAGAAAGTTTGGTCTCATTCTGCTACTACGGTAAATGATTTTGAAGAAAATTTAGGTTACAGTAAATCAAAACTATATAGAACGATGATGGATTTAGTCGGAAAATCTCCCAACACTTATTTACGAGATTATCGATTAGATAGAGCTTTAGCTTTATTACGAAAACAAGATGCCAACATTTCTGAAATTGCCTATTCTACAGGATTTAATAGTCCCGCTTATTTTTCTAAATGTTTCTTTAAGAAATACGGAATTCAGCCATCTAGTTTTATTTTGTAA
- the hxlA gene encoding 3-hexulose-6-phosphate synthase, protein MAKLQVAIDLLNIDDAIALATKVAPYIDIIELGTPLIKSEGLAGIRKMKDAFPDKLVLADFKTADAGELEANMAFGAGADYITVLGATGDSTIAGAVKAAKAHGKGVVVDTIGVKDRVKRAKEAIALGAEFVELHAGLDEQAEDGYSIQVLIDEATRAGVAVSIAGGVNLSSITAVKNSGVTVAVAGAAIYGAEDPAKAAKELQELAMA, encoded by the coding sequence ATGGCAAAATTACAAGTAGCAATAGATTTATTAAACATTGATGACGCTATTGCATTAGCAACAAAAGTTGCTCCGTATATAGATATAATTGAGTTAGGTACACCGCTTATTAAAAGTGAAGGTTTAGCAGGTATTAGAAAGATGAAAGATGCTTTTCCTGATAAATTGGTACTGGCTGATTTTAAAACTGCAGATGCAGGTGAACTAGAAGCTAACATGGCTTTCGGTGCTGGTGCAGATTATATTACGGTTTTAGGTGCAACGGGCGATTCAACAATTGCAGGTGCAGTAAAAGCAGCAAAAGCACATGGTAAAGGTGTAGTTGTAGATACTATTGGAGTAAAAGATAGAGTAAAACGTGCAAAAGAAGCTATTGCTTTAGGTGCTGAGTTTGTTGAATTGCATGCTGGTTTAGATGAGCAAGCTGAAGACGGATACTCTATTCAAGTATTAATTGATGAAGCAACAAGAGCAGGGGTGGCAGTTTCGATTGCCGGTGGTGTTAATTTAAGCAGTATTACCGCGGTTAAAAACTCTGGCGTAACAGTTGCAGTAGCTGGTGCAGCTATCTATGGTGCAGAAGATCCGGCTAAAGCAGCCAAAGAATTACAAGAATTGGCAATGGCTTAA
- the hxlB gene encoding 6-phospho-3-hexuloisomerase: MENLLKNKDTQLVESAMNIIINEHIKLIHTINYDEVAALIPIITNAKHIFIMGAGRTGLMMKAAAMRLMHLGYSVHVVGETTSPAIAEGDLLIAGSGSGTTGGIVNAANTAKKVGADVVCITTNSSSPLADLSIQTVLIPAAQKQERDENVSKQYAGSLFEQSLLLVFDALIQTLWDIDGSSASELWKRHANME; encoded by the coding sequence ATGGAAAATTTACTTAAAAATAAAGATACCCAATTGGTTGAAAGTGCAATGAATATCATTATAAATGAGCATATAAAACTAATACACACCATAAATTATGATGAAGTAGCTGCATTGATTCCTATTATAACCAATGCCAAGCATATTTTTATAATGGGGGCGGGTAGAACAGGATTAATGATGAAAGCTGCTGCCATGCGTTTAATGCATTTAGGTTACAGCGTTCATGTAGTAGGAGAAACGACTTCACCGGCAATTGCAGAAGGAGACTTATTAATTGCAGGTTCTGGATCTGGTACAACTGGCGGAATTGTAAATGCTGCTAATACTGCAAAAAAAGTTGGTGCAGATGTCGTCTGTATTACAACCAATAGTAGTTCTCCATTGGCTGATTTATCAATACAAACAGTGCTGATACCTGCTGCACAAAAACAAGAACGTGACGAAAATGTATCTAAACAATATGCTGGTAGTCTTTTTGAACAATCGCTGCTTTTGGTTTTCGATGCTTTAATACAGACGCTTTGGGATATTGACGGTAGTTCTGCTTCTGAATTATGGAAACGTCACGCGAATATGGAATAA
- a CDS encoding helix-turn-helix domain-containing protein, which produces MLSDKVLYIKDLGNCPPSYLNDPARRDFYEIVWLVNEDALHEPQHDFQTLKGDWIYLIPPHRVHQLNKAGKNGVLISFKQELLEGDLKEFLLDVFRMFNIQGEFSCLQVNEETSKGLATVLQLLKDDYNKETVNLIMVKALLKVFLLKLIHLKEQHFTLQDINEKRVYEFMLLLENNYKEERNAKFYAEQLGISAKRLNQILKEKLDKTGVQLIHDRLILEAKRQIIHSESTIKEIAYNLDFKDHSYFSRFFKQHAEQTPQEFQNKVKEHVISHENTLYS; this is translated from the coding sequence ATGCTGAGTGATAAGGTTTTATACATTAAAGATTTGGGTAACTGTCCCCCATCCTATTTAAATGACCCTGCTAGAAGAGATTTCTATGAAATTGTATGGTTGGTTAATGAGGATGCACTTCATGAGCCACAGCATGATTTTCAAACCTTAAAAGGAGATTGGATCTATTTGATTCCGCCACACAGAGTTCATCAATTGAATAAAGCAGGTAAAAACGGAGTACTTATTTCCTTTAAACAAGAATTGCTTGAAGGCGATTTAAAGGAGTTTTTGTTAGATGTTTTTAGAATGTTCAATATACAAGGCGAGTTTTCTTGTTTACAAGTAAATGAAGAAACTAGTAAAGGACTGGCGACCGTTTTACAATTATTGAAGGATGATTACAATAAAGAGACTGTAAACTTAATTATGGTCAAAGCACTTTTGAAAGTCTTTCTATTAAAGTTGATTCATTTAAAAGAACAACATTTTACACTTCAAGATATTAATGAAAAGCGCGTTTATGAGTTCATGCTTTTACTTGAAAATAACTATAAGGAAGAACGTAATGCCAAGTTCTATGCAGAGCAATTGGGTATTAGTGCAAAACGATTGAATCAGATTTTAAAAGAAAAGCTAGATAAAACCGGAGTACAATTAATTCATGACCGATTAATTCTAGAGGCTAAAAGACAGATTATACATAGTGAGAGTACGATAAAGGAAATTGCCTATAACCTAGATTTTAAAGATCATTCTTATTTTAGTCGTTTCTTTAAACAGCACGCAGAACAAACTCCGCAAGAGTTTCAGAATAAGGTAAAAGAGCATGTTATCTCGCATGAGAATACCTTGTATAGCTAG
- a CDS encoding Xaa-Pro peptidase family protein, whose translation MKTIITFFILLFSATFLFAQTPVQSYFEWTNLPFTKEELSERRDNLMNILAEQGKSGVIVIPANDGFSFGETFRQADDFYYFTGLELPNAILVMNVDNQSVTIYSPERDLRFENGSRVNDFPGRPLLDDKKITEKTGVTIASIDDFKSLMDTESKKENTVLINSGRQGDIIYASDAYIATYSPVQVLLQALSNKQPSLKHENIYEAVANVRMIKSETEIEIIRKAATITVNGIKQSAKKIKPGVDERYLEGILEGDFKINGSQRLAFGSIIKSGPNSHWPWRILATHYNRRNRVMENGDLVIFDVGCEYEQYVSDIGRTFPVSGKFTERQKEILVMETKIADEIIKFLKPGITFKEVQTLTNSIIPADAKKYMQVGLFFGHHLGLSTGDPNISTAALKPGMVFTVEPWYYNHDENISVFTEDMILITEDGCEVLSDDLPRTPEDLEELMKG comes from the coding sequence ATGAAAACAATCATTACATTCTTTATCCTGCTTTTCTCAGCTACCTTTCTTTTTGCCCAAACTCCCGTGCAATCTTATTTTGAATGGACAAACTTGCCATTCACAAAAGAAGAGTTAAGTGAACGGCGAGATAACCTAATGAACATTTTAGCAGAACAAGGCAAATCAGGAGTAATAGTTATACCTGCTAATGACGGATTTTCATTCGGAGAAACATTTAGACAGGCAGATGATTTTTATTATTTCACCGGTTTAGAATTACCAAATGCCATTTTAGTAATGAATGTTGACAACCAATCGGTAACTATATACTCTCCTGAACGAGACTTACGTTTTGAAAATGGCTCTAGGGTAAATGATTTTCCTGGGAGACCTTTATTGGACGATAAGAAAATTACTGAAAAAACCGGAGTAACTATTGCATCTATTGATGACTTTAAATCTTTAATGGATACTGAAAGTAAAAAGGAAAACACCGTTTTAATTAATAGTGGGCGACAAGGCGACATTATCTATGCATCTGACGCCTATATTGCTACCTATTCTCCTGTTCAGGTTTTGTTACAAGCCCTTAGCAATAAACAGCCTAGTTTAAAACATGAAAATATATACGAAGCAGTTGCCAATGTACGTATGATCAAATCTGAAACTGAAATTGAAATCATTCGAAAGGCTGCTACCATAACGGTAAATGGCATAAAACAATCTGCCAAAAAGATTAAACCTGGTGTAGATGAGCGTTATTTAGAAGGTATTCTTGAAGGTGATTTTAAAATAAACGGATCTCAACGCTTAGCTTTTGGTTCCATCATAAAATCGGGACCTAATTCGCACTGGCCATGGCGTATATTAGCAACCCACTATAACCGTAGAAATAGAGTTATGGAAAATGGCGACTTGGTTATTTTTGATGTCGGTTGTGAATATGAGCAGTATGTTAGTGATATTGGCAGAACCTTTCCCGTATCCGGTAAGTTTACCGAAAGGCAGAAAGAGATTCTTGTTATGGAAACTAAAATAGCCGATGAAATAATTAAGTTTCTAAAACCCGGTATTACATTTAAAGAGGTACAAACACTTACTAATAGCATTATTCCTGCTGATGCAAAAAAATATATGCAAGTAGGCTTGTTTTTTGGGCATCATTTAGGTCTCTCTACCGGTGATCCAAATATATCTACCGCAGCATTAAAACCAGGTATGGTGTTTACAGTTGAGCCATGGTATTATAATCATGATGAAAATATATCAGTTTTTACTGAAGACATGATTCTTATCACTGAAGATGGTTGTGAGGTATTAAGTGACGATTTACCTAGAACTCCAGAAGATTTAGAGGAATTAATGAAGGGCTAG
- a CDS encoding TetR/AcrR family transcriptional regulator — MKKGKDENTEEQILEAAKSVFQAKGMDGARMQEIADKAGINKAMLHYYFRSKQLLFEAVFKNMFSLLAPQLNAILNGDSSIEDIIKNFTFNYISFISEHPYLPNFIIQELNRNPEFILKMKDNPGFPNLVKFKKQVEKEVEKGIIKPISAEQLFINIFALNVFPFVAKPLIMAFSNVDNTAYEQLMEERKTEVANFIINSIKNT; from the coding sequence ATGAAAAAGGGTAAAGACGAAAATACCGAAGAACAAATTTTAGAGGCTGCAAAGAGTGTGTTTCAAGCTAAAGGAATGGATGGAGCTAGAATGCAAGAAATAGCAGATAAAGCAGGTATAAATAAAGCTATGCTTCATTATTATTTTAGAAGTAAGCAATTACTTTTTGAGGCTGTTTTTAAAAATATGTTTTCCTTACTGGCGCCTCAGTTAAATGCTATTTTGAATGGTGATTCTAGTATTGAAGATATAATTAAAAACTTCACTTTTAACTACATCTCTTTTATAAGCGAGCATCCTTATCTACCAAATTTTATTATTCAAGAATTGAATAGGAATCCGGAGTTTATTCTTAAAATGAAGGATAATCCAGGATTTCCTAACCTCGTTAAATTTAAAAAGCAAGTAGAAAAAGAAGTGGAAAAAGGTATTATAAAGCCTATAAGTGCCGAGCAGTTGTTCATTAATATTTTCGCTTTAAATGTATTTCCGTTTGTAGCCAAACCTTTGATAATGGCGTTTTCAAATGTAGATAATACCGCATATGAACAACTTATGGAAGAGCGTAAAACTGAAGTTGCTAATTTCATTATCAATTCTATAAAGAACACTTAG